From Xiphophorus maculatus strain JP 163 A chromosome 12, X_maculatus-5.0-male, whole genome shotgun sequence, the proteins below share one genomic window:
- the dhfr gene encoding dihydrofolate reductase isoform X2 encodes MLCWRETLAVSSFEKSQTTFSMSRVLNGIVAVCPNLGIGKDGNLPWHPIRLSNEFAHFRKMTATPSIAGRKNVVVMGRKTWFSIPEKNRPLKGRINIVLSREYKVPPAGAHYLASDFSSALTLVDTELAEQADQVWVIGGSSLYKELMESPGTRRLFVTQVLQQFDCDTFLPEIVPEKYQLLPE; translated from the exons ATGTTGTGTTGGCGGGAAACGCTGGCTGTCAGCAGTTTTGAGAAGAGTCAGACTACATTCTCCATGTCGCGGGTCCTGAACGGAATTGTGGCGGTGTGCCCCAACCTGGGCATTGGGAAAGATGGGAATCTGCCCTGGCATCCTATTCGACTCAG cAACGAATTCGCTCATTTCCGAAAGATGACAGCCACACCGTCAATAGCAG GCAGGAAGAATGTGGTGGTCATGGGCAGGAAGACCTGGTTCTCAATCCCAGAGAAGAACAGGCCACTGAAAGGCAGGATCAACATCGTCCTCAGCAGGGAGTACAA GGTGCCACCTGCAGGCGCACACTACCTGGCGTCagacttcagctcagctctAACACTAGTTGACACAGAACTGGCAGAACAAGCTGACCAGGTCTGGGTTATAGGAGGAAGCTCTCTATACAag GAGTTGATGGAAAGCCCGGGAACCAGGAGGCTGTTTGTCACACAAGTCCTGCAGCAGTTTGACTGTGACACTTTCCTTCCTGAAATCGTCCCAGAAAAATATCAACTGCTGCCAGAGTAA
- the dhfr gene encoding dihydrofolate reductase isoform X1 has translation MLCWRETLAVSSFEKSQTTFSMSRVLNGIVAVCPNLGIGKDGNLPWHPIRLSNEFAHFRKMTATPSIAGRKNVVVMGRKTWFSIPEKNRPLKGRINIVLSREYKVPPAGAHYLASDFSSALTLVDTELAEQADQVWVIGGSSLYKELMESPGTRRLFVTQVLQQFDCDTFLPEIVPEKYQLLPEFPGVPKELQEENGIQYRFEVYENI, from the exons ATGTTGTGTTGGCGGGAAACGCTGGCTGTCAGCAGTTTTGAGAAGAGTCAGACTACATTCTCCATGTCGCGGGTCCTGAACGGAATTGTGGCGGTGTGCCCCAACCTGGGCATTGGGAAAGATGGGAATCTGCCCTGGCATCCTATTCGACTCAG cAACGAATTCGCTCATTTCCGAAAGATGACAGCCACACCGTCAATAGCAG GCAGGAAGAATGTGGTGGTCATGGGCAGGAAGACCTGGTTCTCAATCCCAGAGAAGAACAGGCCACTGAAAGGCAGGATCAACATCGTCCTCAGCAGGGAGTACAA GGTGCCACCTGCAGGCGCACACTACCTGGCGTCagacttcagctcagctctAACACTAGTTGACACAGAACTGGCAGAACAAGCTGACCAGGTCTGGGTTATAGGAGGAAGCTCTCTATACAag GAGTTGATGGAAAGCCCGGGAACCAGGAGGCTGTTTGTCACACAAGTCCTGCAGCAGTTTGACTGTGACACTTTCCTTCCTGAAATCGTCCCAGAAAAATATCAACTGCTGCCAGA gTTCCCAGGAGTCCCGAAAGAGCTTCAGGAGGAGAATGGAATTCAATACAGATTTGAAGTGTATGAGAATATTTAA